ATCATGGCATCCATTGGATTAAGCGGAAATGACGGTATGGTAGCCGCACTCGTAATCGGAGGTGTTGTTTGTACGGCTCTTGCCATGGCTGGCGGATTTATCACTGACCTCAAAATAGGCTACTGGCTGGGAAGTTCCCCCTATAAACAACAATCATGGAAATTCCTCGGTGTCCTGGTAAGTTCTGTAACCGTTGGCGGGGTTATCATTTTGTTAAATAAAACCTATGGCTTTGTTGGAGAAAAAGCATTGGTAGCTCCTCAGGCAAATGCAATGGCAGCTGTTATTGAGCCGCTGATGTCGGGGAAGGCCGCTCCATGGCTTTTATACACATCAGGCGCTTTTATGTCGCTGATACTGACCATGATAGGTGTCCCTGCCCTTGCATTTTCACTTGGAATGTTTATACCACTTGAGTTAAACACTCCTCTTC
The nucleotide sequence above comes from Sphingobacteriales bacterium. Encoded proteins:
- a CDS encoding peptide transporter, translating into IMASIGLSGNDGMVAALVIGGVVCTALAMAGGFITDLKIGYWLGSSPYKQQSWKFLGVLVSSVTVGGVIILLNKTYGFVGEKALVAPQANAMAAVIEPLMSGKAAPWLLYTSGAFMSLILTMIGVPALAFSLGMFIPLELNTPLLVGGLVAWYVSTRSKDEKLNQARKERGTLLASGFIAGGALMGVVSALLKFAGLNIVNEEWFESNGAAILGFFMFLLLVAYLVYESLKAKKESIE